A region of the Candidatus Bathyarchaeota archaeon genome:
TCATTTTGCTTTTTCTGAGCTTGAGATATTCTCCTCTGATTTCCGGTCTTCATCGCCTCCATGAGTTCCTTACGGGCCCGTGAGGACTCGACCATCATCTTACGGTACGCTGGAAGGTCCATGGATCTCTTATTGGCGTAGCTCATCACCATGTTGACCACAAGGGTAAGCACCAGTATGAATATAGGGGCGTACGGGGGCTGCCTTAGGAAATCTATGTTAGTTGATACGAGGCTTCCGATTGTGCTCATCATTCGGATTCTCTTCAGCCCTCCATCACATCAATGAAATAAAAAGATGACCCCCTAGGGGAACATTTGACAGTAGCTCTTCCAGCTCAGACAGATGGTCCTCGGGTGAGCCGCCCGCGGTTCGTCGAGCTTCCCTACAACAGTCGATCTTGGGGCCCCGATAACGTTATCCGGATCAGAGTATGCCAAATCAGAGATCTCCTTCATAGCCTCGATAAACTCGTCGAGGACCTCCAAAGGCTCAGTCTCCGTGGGCTCAATCATGAGGGCCTCAGGAACGATAAGGGGGAAGTAGGTTGTAGGGGCGTGTAGTCCATAGTCAAGAAGCTTCTTGGAGACGTTTAGTGCCCGTACTCCGGTATCCTCGTTCATCTTCTCAGCACTCAGCACGGCCTCATGCATCCGAGGCTTCCCATCCGCGAAAGGCAAGGAATAACCTCTGACATTCTTTAGCTTAGCGGCAATATAGTTAGAGTTAAGCACCGATAGCTCCGAAGCCTCTTTGAGCCCCTCCCCACCCATTGTGACCATGTAAGTATACGCTCTAAGCATTGGACCCACGTTCCCATGGTAACCATGGATCTTTCCTATGGTTTTGAGACGATCCCAATCCAAGGTATAAATCCCTTTGCTCTCAATGATGTCAGGCACTGGTAGATAGTCCTTAAGAAAAGACTTCACACCAACAGGACCGGATCCAGGACCCCCTCCGCCGTGGGGCGTGCTAAAGGTCTTGTGGAGATTGATGTGGACTACGTCGAATCCCATGTCCCCTGGGCGACACTTTCCCATGATGGCATTAAGATTCGCACCATCGTAGTACATGAGTCCCCCCGAGTCGTGGACAATCCCCGCTATCTCGAGGATGTTATTGTCAAAGAGACCTAAGGTGTTTGGATTAGTGAGCATGAGCCCTGCGGTCTGGGGGCCAACGACGCTAGAGAGAGCTTCCAGATCAACACCCCCGTCAGCATTAGATGGAATCTCAATAGTCTTAAATCCAGCCATTATAGCTGTCGCTGGATTGGTGCCATGGGCCGAGTCGGGGATGATAATCTCAGTCCGTCCCTTTAAGTCGCTCCTGTCGGCGTGGTATGCTCTAATCAAAAGGACTCCAAGGTACTCCCCGTGAGATCCAGCTGCGGGTTGGAGACTTGCATCATCCATCCCCGTTATCTCAAGATATCCCTGCTTCAGCCCGTGCAAAATTGCGAGGAGTCCCTGTATCGACGCCTCGTCTTGATCAGGGTGAATTCCTGTCACCTTTGGGTGGCCTGCTAAGACTTCGTTGATTACTGGGTTGTACTTCATTGTGCAGCTGCCGAGAGGATAAAATCTGCCTGAGTTTACGCCATAGTTCATCTGGGATAGGTGGATAAAGTGGCGTAGAACCTCTAGTTCAGAGACTTCGGGAAGCCCAGGGGGCTTATCTCTCAGCATCCCTTTTGGGACGAGACTAGTGACCTCTCCTAAGATGTCTTGAATTTCTGGCTCTAAAGCAGGGACGCTAAATCCCATCCTCTTCTCTCGGGTCAGCTCAAAGATGATCGGTTCATCCCAATTAGCTTGGTTGAATCTCCTCATGATTATCCCTCCAGGATCTCCTCGAGGGTGTTTGCCAATAAATCAATATCTTCCTTGGTATGGCTTTCCGTGACACAAAAAAGCGCAGTTTCCCCTAAGCTGGGAAACTCCCCCACAATTGACTTACCACCTTGGAGTCGGTTATCAAGAAGACCCTGGTTGATCTCTTCGACTGTCTTATCCCTGAATTGGACAGTAAAGTCCTTGAAATGGAAGCCATTGAACACCGGAGAATTAACTCCGGGCAGCGCGCCCAGTCGCTTCATAGCGTAATGAGCCCTCCCGGCAACAAGCTCTGCAAGGTCCTTAATTCCTTGGGGCCCCATGAGGGACAGGTATACTGCACTCGCCAAGGCATTGAGAGCCTGATTGGAGCAGATATTACTCGTCGCCTTCTCCCTTCTAATGTGCTGTTCCCTCGTTTGAAGGGTCATGGTGAAAGCCCTCCTCTCGTTTTCAAGAGTCTGAGTCACGCCGATCAGTCTCCCTGGCATTTGCCTGATGATTTTGGTACCACTTTTACAGGCAATTATGCCGAGGAGGGGACCTCCGAAGTTCATATGATTGCCGAGGGGCTGGCCCTCGCCAATGACTATATCTGCCCCGTAATCACCTGGAGGCTTTATCAAGCCTAGGGATATGGGGTCCACGCCAACCACGAAAAGGGCCTTGGAATCATGGGTAATCTCGGCAATCGCCTCAACCCCTTCCTCAACAAAACCAAGATATGATGGATTCTCTATGTAAACGGACGCGGCGTCACTGCCGATTTTCTCTTTGAGATCCTCTAAATCAAGCTGTCCACTTGTCTTATCATAGTCCACTTGGGTTATCTCAATGTCCGCTGGGGCAGTATATGACTTGAGGACGGAGAGTCTTCTGGGGCTGATTATATTGGGTACAATTACCCTGCTCCTGCGTGTTAGTCGACAAGTCATGCGGGAGGCTTCGCCAAGGGCTGTGGCCCAATCGTACATTGATGCGTTAGCGACATCCATGCCTACGAGTTCGCAGACAAGACTCTGATACTCAAAGATAGCCTGGAGTATACCCTGGCTGATCTCGGGCTGGTAAGGAGTGTAGCTGGTGAGAAACTCGGCTCTGTGGACGATCTCATCGACGACAGCTGGGACGTAGTGGGGCCAGACGCCTCCCCCTAAGAATGGGGGGGCTGCAAGACTCCAGTTCCTCTCAAGGAGTCTCGAGACGTGCGTTTTCACCTCAGCCTCGGTAAGTGGCCCAGGTAACTTGAGGTCTCTTTCGAATCGTAGGTCATTGGGGATGTCGAAGTATAGGTCGTCGATGGACTTTATCCCGATCTCCTCCATCATTTTCTCCTTGATATAAGAGACGCTATTGGGCAAATATGGATGAGGCTTATTCATTAGCAATTCTCCTCTGGTTACGGTTCATCACTCCTTATCCCCTTTAATAATGTTAGCTCAGAAAGATTGTTCTGAGAGAGGCTTGCCTCACTTTTTAAATCTTGGATATGTTTCATTAATCTGGAATGGTGTATTCCGTGAAGAGACCCAAGGCAATAACGATAATTCTTTTGGCTATGCTTAGTGCCTCAATACTGTCTTCTGAGGCCTATAGAGCCTATGGTCAAACAGTGGTCCCAGTTGTTGATGTAGAACGAAGTGTAAAGGTTCTCAATGGAGGAGTTTTAATCCTTGAGGACCTATATACACTATCCGCCCCTGAAGGAACAGAGGTCTTGATCTCAGATTTCTGGGTCGGGGCCTCAGATACGTTTACCCCTGAGAGATCAACCTTCGAGGTATGGAGGTCAGGTAGCTGGAACCAAATACAAGCATTGCCTCAAGTAATTCAAAATGAACGGGGCTCTATATTTGAATTGGCGGTTCCTATGACTTTAAGAACTGGAACATCTATGCGAGTTAAGACGTCATATCTCGCTCTGCATAGTGTAGGCGGTACAGGTTCGTCTTATGCGATAGTTTTACCTTTTTTTCCTATTATTGATTATAATATCTCTCAATATCAGATGGACGTTGAGCTTCCCCCTGGCGCTATTTTTGAACGCGTTGCTTCTCCTATAAATATGACTCAAAACGAGATTGATGACCGTTGGAATATAAATTACGAGGGCGAGAATATTCCAGCGCATTCTAAGGTATTCGCTAGCATTTTCTTCACCCATTCACCTGAGGACGACCTGATTATGGTAGTCGAGAACGTATCCCGGAGCATCACTATCAAGTCAAGCAGTCTATTAATTGAGGATACTTATGCCATAACTAACAAAGGACCCGTTATCGCAAAGTTCCCCCTAGAGCTTCCTCTTGACGCATCAAACATTAAAGCACGAGATGGGGTTGGTCCAATTTTGACCCGTATTATGGACTCAAACTGGTCTAAAGAGGTAACAGTCATTAACAGATCCCCAGTTAAACCAGGAGATAGATGGGTCTTCACTATATCCTACACCACGGACACCAATAATTACGTCTCCGCAGCAGGAGGTGCATCTCATATAGCTTATCCTAACATAAATTTACCTCATTTCATAAGGGAACTCAATGTAACGGTCAGTGTCAATAAGCGCGATATCGTTGGCCTCACATATACGGATACACTCTTATCGGAGAGACCAACTATCGGGACTGAGATCCCTCCAGGCTCTCTCACCCCATCCCTCAGGCTCATCGCCATCATCGCGGGTCTAGGATTAGTCGTTGCAGTCATAGTCTTCAAGAAACGACGGGAAAAGCCAGCTCAAAATAAAAGGGATACCAAAGTCAACAGTCCTAACCTCAAAGAGTTTGTCAAGAAGCAGCGTGAAAGAATAAACCTTCTAAAAGCGCTTGGATCTCTTGAAGAAGAAAAGAGGGAAAAAAATGAATATGAGAGACTTGCGGCGGAGTATAATCTAGGCATAAGCAAACTCTCAAAATACCTCAAACAATTGGCAGTTACACTCACTGATGTGCCAGAACTCTCCGAGGCTTTAAGAGAGATGAAGAACGTAGAAGCAGAGCTCACCAGGATCACTACAGACCTCAAAAGTCTAGAGGTAAGGCGGAGAACCCGTCGAGTCTCTAAAGGAGACTATGAAAGACGCAAAAGAGACAGAATCCACAGGAGAGCGCTAGCGATCAAAAAGATGGAGAAAGCACTAGAATCCCTAGGAGACTAATAAAAAAAGACCACACCTTAATCTTTTAATATTGTAGATTTCTAGTAGTCAGGACTCCATTAAGGAGATAAAAGGATGCCATACGTGACTTTAGATCCCGACACATGCACAGTTTGTCAAAACTGTCTCAAGGGATGTCCTATGGGGGTTTTTGCCGAACAGATGGATGTAATCGCCGTCATTGAACCAAATCAGTGTATCATCTGCAGAGCCTGCGAAGCCTTATGCCCGCACGGTTCGATAGTAGTGGAAGACTAAATCTAGACTTATCTTAAGTAGAGGTTATCTGTACAATTTTTGTTCCTACTTGTTATGAAGATTTTTATCCCAAACTAGATATAGCTCTAGCTAATGGATACCACCCTCAACGATATTAACCACATCAATGCTTTTGACGAGTCGGGAATGCTGAAGGTTCTGGAGAGGTTTCCAGAGGATTGTCACGCGGCAATTATTCGGGCTCAAAAAGTCCCGCTAGGAAGCATATCCAGCAAGAGATTCAGTGAGGTGGTGTTCGCTGGAATGGGTGGCTCATCTCTTGGGGGGAAACTCATTATAGACTGGCTCTGGAAGGAGTGTGATGTTCCGTTGGTTCTCTCCCGGGGTTATCATCTCCCCTCATTTGTTAACGATGAAACCCTGGTATTTACTGTTAGCTACTCAGGCAACACGGAAGAGACTCTGAGCATGCTCTCTGAAGCGTTAAGAGTAGGCGCGTCTACTATAACTGTTACATCCGGAGGCACCATGGGTAATATTGCTATGGAGAATGGTCTCCCTATGATCCCCCTTCCAAAAGGGTATAGACCGAGGAGCGCGATCTCCCACCAGTTCTTCAGCTTGGCTACTACGATGCACAAGCTGGGCTTCATTAAGCGCTTGTGGGTTGAGACCTCGGAGGCGTTGAAGACCATAGAATCCCTTAGGGATGAGACCTCGATAGACGTTCCAATAGATGAGAATATTGCGAAAAAAATTGCTCTAAGGCTTCGTGATAAAATGCCTATTGTGTACGGTTCCTCGCTTCTCGAGGGTGTTGCTTACAGGCTAAGATCACAGTTAAATGAGAACAGTAAAGTCCCCTCAGGATCGGGAAGTTTCCCTGAGGCCTTCCACAACGCGGTTCTTGGAAGCGAGGGTCATTCTAAGGTCCTAGAGAATCTGGCCATATTGCTCCTTAGGGATAATGAGGATAACGATGGGATAAATATAAAGATTGAAAAGTTCAAAGAGTGTTTCACACCCAAGGTCAAGGAGATAATCGATCTGGAAGCGAGAGGCTCTGGCAGGCTCTCCAAGATTCTCTCCCTCGTTTATCTCGGCGATTATATCTCAACATATCTAGGGGTTCTTTATGGTCATGACCCCAGTACTAACTTGTCAATTGACAAGCTGAAAAAAGTATGAGATAGATTT
Encoded here:
- the gcvPA gene encoding aminomethyl-transferring glycine dehydrogenase subunit GcvPA, producing MNKPHPYLPNSVSYIKEKMMEEIGIKSIDDLYFDIPNDLRFERDLKLPGPLTEAEVKTHVSRLLERNWSLAAPPFLGGGVWPHYVPAVVDEIVHRAEFLTSYTPYQPEISQGILQAIFEYQSLVCELVGMDVANASMYDWATALGEASRMTCRLTRRSRVIVPNIISPRRLSVLKSYTAPADIEITQVDYDKTSGQLDLEDLKEKIGSDAASVYIENPSYLGFVEEGVEAIAEITHDSKALFVVGVDPISLGLIKPPGDYGADIVIGEGQPLGNHMNFGGPLLGIIACKSGTKIIRQMPGRLIGVTQTLENERRAFTMTLQTREQHIRREKATSNICSNQALNALASAVYLSLMGPQGIKDLAELVAGRAHYAMKRLGALPGVNSPVFNGFHFKDFTVQFRDKTVEEINQGLLDNRLQGGKSIVGEFPSLGETALFCVTESHTKEDIDLLANTLEEILEG
- a CDS encoding bifunctional phosphoglucose/phosphomannose isomerase, which encodes MDTTLNDINHINAFDESGMLKVLERFPEDCHAAIIRAQKVPLGSISSKRFSEVVFAGMGGSSLGGKLIIDWLWKECDVPLVLSRGYHLPSFVNDETLVFTVSYSGNTEETLSMLSEALRVGASTITVTSGGTMGNIAMENGLPMIPLPKGYRPRSAISHQFFSLATTMHKLGFIKRLWVETSEALKTIESLRDETSIDVPIDENIAKKIALRLRDKMPIVYGSSLLEGVAYRLRSQLNENSKVPSGSGSFPEAFHNAVLGSEGHSKVLENLAILLLRDNEDNDGINIKIEKFKECFTPKVKEIIDLEARGSGRLSKILSLVYLGDYISTYLGVLYGHDPSTNLSIDKLKKV
- the gcvPB gene encoding aminomethyl-transferring glycine dehydrogenase subunit GcvPB — encoded protein: MRRFNQANWDEPIIFELTREKRMGFSVPALEPEIQDILGEVTSLVPKGMLRDKPPGLPEVSELEVLRHFIHLSQMNYGVNSGRFYPLGSCTMKYNPVINEVLAGHPKVTGIHPDQDEASIQGLLAILHGLKQGYLEITGMDDASLQPAAGSHGEYLGVLLIRAYHADRSDLKGRTEIIIPDSAHGTNPATAIMAGFKTIEIPSNADGGVDLEALSSVVGPQTAGLMLTNPNTLGLFDNNILEIAGIVHDSGGLMYYDGANLNAIMGKCRPGDMGFDVVHINLHKTFSTPHGGGGPGSGPVGVKSFLKDYLPVPDIIESKGIYTLDWDRLKTIGKIHGYHGNVGPMLRAYTYMVTMGGEGLKEASELSVLNSNYIAAKLKNVRGYSLPFADGKPRMHEAVLSAEKMNEDTGVRALNVSKKLLDYGLHAPTTYFPLIVPEALMIEPTETEPLEVLDEFIEAMKEISDLAYSDPDNVIGAPRSTVVGKLDEPRAAHPRTICLSWKSYCQMFP
- a CDS encoding 4Fe-4S dicluster domain-containing protein — translated: MPYVTLDPDTCTVCQNCLKGCPMGVFAEQMDVIAVIEPNQCIICRACEALCPHGSIVVED